A stretch of the Filimonas lacunae genome encodes the following:
- a CDS encoding polysaccharide deacetylase family protein translates to MRTQKTVTSSILFAAIMGMLASCGGRDKKDKAAADSTKPVVVAPAGPGTPMKLDSTKRYIYLTFDDGPQPPGTNMCKAVFHEQGVKATFFLVGMHQFDHRRKLIVDSLHNSYPEFLTANHSYSHGFKNNYRNFYTHADSAVKDFLRAGEELKIPVKIIRLPGNNNWVHKGEIRGPKIPLAVCKKLDSLGYDVIGWDVEWGFKGNSTPIQSAEKMAQEVNTKFENYTSYTPNTVVILAHDRMFASAQYADSLRRFITILKQDPRNVFETIDHYPMVQQK, encoded by the coding sequence ATGAGAACACAAAAAACAGTAACCTCTTCGATTCTTTTTGCTGCTATTATGGGAATGTTAGCCTCCTGCGGGGGGAGAGACAAGAAGGATAAAGCAGCGGCAGACAGTACAAAACCTGTAGTAGTGGCTCCTGCAGGCCCGGGCACGCCTATGAAGCTGGACAGTACCAAAAGGTATATCTACCTCACTTTTGATGATGGCCCGCAGCCTCCGGGAACAAATATGTGTAAAGCTGTTTTTCACGAACAGGGCGTTAAAGCCACATTTTTTCTGGTGGGTATGCACCAGTTCGACCACAGGCGTAAGCTTATTGTAGATTCTTTGCATAACAGTTATCCGGAGTTTTTAACTGCCAACCATAGTTATTCGCATGGGTTTAAAAACAACTACCGCAATTTTTACACACATGCAGATAGCGCCGTAAAAGATTTTTTACGCGCTGGGGAAGAACTGAAGATACCTGTGAAAATTATTCGCCTGCCTGGTAATAATAACTGGGTGCATAAAGGAGAAATTCGTGGCCCGAAAATTCCGCTGGCTGTTTGTAAAAAACTAGACTCATTGGGGTATGATGTTATTGGCTGGGATGTGGAATGGGGCTTTAAAGGCAATTCTACTCCAATTCAAAGTGCCGAAAAAATGGCGCAGGAAGTCAATACCAAATTTGAAAACTATACCAGTTATACGCCTAATACGGTAGTGATTCTGGCGCATGACCGCATGTTTGCCAGCGCACAGTATGCCGATTCGTTAAGGCGCTTTATTACTATCCTGAAACAAGATCCACGGAATGTATTTGAAACCATAGATCACTATCCGATGGTGCAGCAGAAGTAG
- a CDS encoding GIY-YIG nuclease family protein, whose translation MEKALRKQLIEEAKNKKSVMGVLSLKNTLTGKQYIEGSLNTDALVNRIRFSLKNGLLKNEALQKDWQELGESCFVFEVVHIVKRDEKLYTNYSKEIQKATTAVIAQQIISNGLLYNEL comes from the coding sequence ATGGAAAAGGCATTACGAAAACAATTAATAGAAGAAGCTAAAAACAAAAAATCTGTTATGGGTGTGTTGTCTCTGAAAAATACGCTTACCGGAAAACAATACATTGAAGGTTCGCTAAACACAGACGCCCTGGTAAACAGAATCCGTTTTTCCCTTAAAAATGGCCTTTTGAAAAATGAAGCGTTACAAAAAGACTGGCAGGAGTTAGGAGAAAGCTGTTTTGTATTTGAGGTGGTTCATATTGTTAAAAGAGATGAGAAGCTTTACACCAATTATTCCAAAGAGATTCAAAAAGCAACCACTGCGGTAATTGCACAACAGATAATCAGTAATGGATTGTTATACAACGAATTATAA
- a CDS encoding outer membrane protein assembly factor BamB family protein → MYRLKDKLVGYYGVDAKTDHCLYVYHEQVMIELNKEALSRRVLEVDVKDFYTRVLPLNQGIVYNCNTRLVYEREGVKREIGSELYPMWIVEDDIIVICFEEGKTGLKRINLLGEEKWWYEASLANGQLVHDGVLYFRVVDRENVLYALSFATGEAKEWLVLDEGASLHIVTSFEDKVICLLNKKTMAAVDVVTGAMVWNTALYNREGNELPVNISVPLHGGQYGDKYYLLYGVLFMCLDMKEGGFTVLQRIEGDMNGVPLFVQRSSIFEDKIYFVGDNMNNGWNRFGVFDIHQERIVWQTEISLAKGEVLNNKPIGGEKYVFLNDSAFNLYVFEREE, encoded by the coding sequence ATGTATAGATTAAAGGATAAATTAGTCGGATATTATGGTGTGGATGCGAAGACGGATCACTGTTTGTATGTTTATCATGAGCAAGTGATGATTGAATTGAATAAGGAGGCGCTTTCAAGAAGGGTGTTGGAGGTGGATGTAAAGGATTTTTATACTAGGGTGCTTCCCCTGAATCAAGGGATCGTGTATAATTGTAATACCCGGTTGGTGTATGAACGTGAGGGGGTAAAAAGGGAGATCGGGAGTGAGTTGTATCCTATGTGGATTGTGGAGGATGATATCATCGTGATATGTTTTGAGGAGGGGAAAACGGGGTTGAAAAGGATTAATTTGTTGGGGGAAGAGAAGTGGTGGTACGAAGCTTCGTTGGCTAACGGACAATTGGTACATGATGGTGTTTTGTATTTTAGGGTAGTAGACAGGGAGAATGTGTTGTATGCGTTATCTTTTGCTACTGGTGAGGCGAAGGAGTGGTTAGTGTTGGATGAAGGAGCGTCTTTACATATAGTCACGAGTTTTGAGGATAAGGTTATTTGTTTATTGAATAAGAAGACGATGGCAGCGGTGGATGTGGTAACTGGTGCAATGGTTTGGAATACGGCATTATATAATAGGGAGGGGAATGAGCTGCCGGTGAATATATCTGTTCCTTTGCATGGGGGGCAATATGGTGATAAATATTATTTGCTTTATGGGGTGTTGTTTATGTGTCTTGATATGAAGGAGGGTGGATTTACTGTGCTGCAGCGGATCGAGGGGGATATGAATGGGGTGCCTTTATTTGTACAGCGTAGTAGTATCTTTGAGGATAAGATCTACTTTGTAGGGGATAATATGAATAATGGGTGGAATCGCTTTGGGGTTTTTGATATACATCAGGAGCGGATCGTTTGGCAGACAGAGATCTCGTTGGCAAAGGGTGAGGTTTTAAACAATAAGCCTATTGGGGGGGAGAAGTATGTATTTTTGAATGACAGCGCGTTTAATCTTTATGTGTTTGAGAGGGAGGAGTAA
- a CDS encoding helix-turn-helix domain-containing protein — protein sequence MSNTNHPHHGKNFKRMREILGVKQETVALELGEDWDQKKVSRLEEKETIPDDLMDQIAKILNVPADAIKNFDEEKVVNIITNTFHDNSTNQGFNNHCTLNFNPIEKLVEVYDALLKEKDEKAALLERLLNEKK from the coding sequence ATGTCAAACACTAACCATCCACATCACGGAAAGAACTTTAAGCGTATGAGAGAAATCCTTGGAGTTAAACAGGAAACTGTTGCCTTGGAATTGGGGGAGGACTGGGATCAAAAGAAAGTATCAAGACTGGAAGAAAAGGAAACAATCCCCGATGATCTTATGGACCAAATAGCAAAGATTTTAAATGTACCAGCAGATGCAATTAAGAATTTCGATGAAGAAAAAGTAGTTAACATAATTACTAACACTTTTCACGATAATAGTACAAACCAAGGTTTCAATAACCATTGTACATTAAACTTTAATCCAATTGAAAAACTGGTTGAAGTTTATGACGCCCTGCTCAAAGAAAAGGACGAGAAAGCAGCTTTATTGGAGCGCTTGCTCAACGAAAAGAAGTAA
- a CDS encoding MarR family winged helix-turn-helix transcriptional regulator has translation MSIINESLLLLINLSKVQTVVSRRFDRLNAHGIGFSDFVILYLLNSAQDGKMRRVDLAEKTGLTASGITRLLSPLEKIGLVGREVNERDARVSYVLLTAAGKKIYEEARVTAEHTAKDILPAGKAKAVKLLAEMLSGLGGNIQ, from the coding sequence ATGTCAATAATAAATGAATCTCTATTATTACTTATCAACCTTTCCAAAGTGCAAACCGTGGTGTCGCGCCGGTTCGACCGGTTGAATGCTCATGGAATAGGTTTCAGCGATTTTGTGATTTTGTATTTGCTGAATAGTGCTCAGGATGGGAAAATGAGAAGAGTAGACCTGGCAGAGAAAACGGGACTTACCGCCTCAGGTATTACACGATTGCTAAGTCCGCTGGAAAAAATTGGCCTGGTAGGACGGGAAGTAAATGAAAGAGATGCTCGGGTAAGCTATGTATTGCTTACGGCTGCAGGGAAAAAGATATACGAAGAAGCCAGAGTAACAGCAGAGCATACAGCAAAAGATATTTTACCTGCCGGTAAAGCTAAGGCTGTAAAGCTGCTGGCAGAAATGTTGTCGGGACTGGGTGGTAATATTCAGTAA
- a CDS encoding 2-isopropylmalate synthase: MTNNKIHIFDTTLRDGEQVPGCKLNTKEKIELALQLELLGVDVIEAGFPISSPGDFASVQEIAKIVKNATVCGLTRAVQKDIEVAAEALKPAVRPRIHTGIGASDIHIKSKFNTTREDILERAAKATKLAKNFVDDVEFFAEDAGRADISFLAKLVETVIAAGATVVNIPDTTGYCLPHQYGEKIAYLYNNVPNIDKAIISCHCHNDLGLATANSIAGAIAGARQIECTINGIGERAGNTSLEEVVMIIKQHSSLGLYTDIKTEMLNPLSQLVSDTMRVPVQPNKAIVGSNAFAHSSGIHQDGFLKESLTYEIITPEEVGASGSKIVLTARSGRSALAHRFQKIGYDFNRNDIDVLYQQFLHVADTKKEVEDSDLQVLATNYVPAEVNA; the protein is encoded by the coding sequence ATGACAAATAACAAAATTCACATTTTTGACACTACGTTGCGCGATGGCGAACAAGTCCCTGGCTGTAAGCTGAACACTAAAGAGAAAATAGAGTTGGCGTTACAACTGGAACTACTGGGCGTAGATGTTATTGAAGCCGGCTTCCCTATTTCAAGCCCTGGTGATTTTGCATCTGTGCAGGAGATAGCCAAAATAGTGAAAAACGCTACTGTGTGTGGTTTAACCCGTGCCGTGCAAAAAGATATAGAAGTGGCAGCAGAAGCGCTGAAACCAGCTGTACGCCCCCGTATACACACAGGCATTGGCGCTAGTGACATACATATCAAATCTAAGTTCAACACCACCCGTGAAGATATCCTGGAGCGTGCTGCCAAAGCCACTAAACTGGCTAAGAACTTTGTAGATGATGTAGAGTTTTTTGCAGAAGACGCCGGCCGTGCCGATATCTCTTTCCTGGCAAAACTGGTTGAAACCGTAATTGCAGCAGGTGCCACCGTGGTAAACATCCCCGATACTACCGGCTATTGCCTTCCGCATCAATACGGCGAAAAAATCGCTTACCTGTACAACAACGTACCTAATATAGATAAAGCTATTATCTCCTGCCATTGCCATAACGATTTAGGCCTGGCTACTGCCAACTCTATTGCCGGTGCTATTGCAGGCGCCCGCCAGATTGAGTGTACTATTAATGGTATTGGCGAAAGAGCAGGTAATACCTCATTGGAAGAAGTGGTAATGATTATTAAGCAACATAGCTCATTAGGTTTATACACCGATATCAAAACCGAAATGCTGAACCCGCTGAGCCAGCTGGTATCAGACACCATGCGTGTACCCGTGCAGCCTAACAAAGCCATCGTGGGCAGCAACGCATTTGCACACTCTTCCGGTATTCACCAGGATGGCTTTTTGAAAGAGTCATTGACTTACGAAATTATTACTCCGGAAGAAGTAGGCGCCAGCGGTTCTAAAATTGTATTAACGGCACGTAGCGGCCGCAGCGCTCTGGCACACCGTTTCCAGAAAATAGGATACGACTTCAACCGTAATGATATTGATGTATTATATCAGCAATTCCTGCACGTGGCAGATACTAAAAAAGAAGTAGAAGACAGCGATTTACAAGTGTTGGCAACCAACTACGTTCCTGCTGAGGTAAATGCATAA
- a CDS encoding alpha/beta fold hydrolase yields the protein MTKTYTPQQTTSQGHAIPVGNIEIYYEEYGVGKPLVLLHGFGGCTQNWHPFTTQLAEHYRLIVIDLRGHGRSTNPENKFTHREAANDVFLLLDKLGIDQFYAMGMSTGGMILLHMATNQPKRIEAMVLISATSHFPNQARIIMRRASFNTMPQQVVEMYRECAKRGDEQIQQLITQFNAFHDNYDDMNFKPQDLAAITARTLVIHGDRDNFFPVEIPISLHRSIQDSTLWIIPGGDHVPIFDTTIPFTTTALQFLDKADRK from the coding sequence ATGACAAAAACGTACACTCCCCAACAAACCACCTCCCAGGGACATGCTATTCCAGTCGGCAACATCGAAATATATTACGAAGAATATGGAGTAGGAAAACCACTGGTGCTATTACATGGTTTCGGCGGCTGTACACAAAACTGGCACCCCTTCACAACTCAACTGGCAGAACATTACCGCCTGATCGTTATAGACCTGCGTGGCCATGGCCGCTCTACCAATCCAGAGAACAAATTCACTCACCGGGAAGCCGCCAACGATGTATTCCTTTTACTTGATAAGCTGGGAATTGATCAATTCTACGCTATGGGCATGAGCACCGGCGGAATGATCTTATTACACATGGCTACAAACCAACCGAAACGCATTGAAGCAATGGTATTAATCAGCGCTACTTCCCATTTTCCCAATCAGGCAAGGATTATTATGCGAAGGGCCTCTTTCAATACCATGCCTCAGCAAGTAGTAGAAATGTATCGGGAGTGCGCCAAACGCGGCGATGAACAGATTCAGCAACTCATTACACAATTCAACGCCTTTCACGACAATTACGACGATATGAATTTTAAACCGCAAGACCTGGCTGCCATTACAGCCCGCACACTTGTGATACATGGCGACCGTGACAACTTTTTTCCTGTTGAAATCCCCATCAGCCTCCACCGCTCTATACAAGACTCCACTCTATGGATTATCCCCGGAGGTGACCACGTGCCCATTTTCGATACCACAATTCCCTTCACCACAACAGCCCTTCAATTTCTTGACAAAGCAGACCGTAAATAA